One Streptomyces mobaraensis NBRC 13819 = DSM 40847 DNA segment encodes these proteins:
- a CDS encoding aspartate carbamoyltransferase catalytic subunit has product MLHLSGGSPRTRGHLVSAADLSRDDAVLILDTAEEMARVADRPIKKLPTLRGRTVVNLFFEDSTRTRISFEAAAKRLSADVINFSAKGSSVSKGESLKDTALTLEAMGADAVVIRHHDSGAPHRLATSGWINGSVVNAGDGTHEHPTQALLDAFTLRRRLVGPDAGLGKDLDGRRITVVGDILHSRVARSNVHLLTTLGAEVTLVAPPTLVPIGVEHWPCEVSYDLDAVLPKSDAVMMLRVQRERMNAAFFPTEREYARRYGLDAQRMARMPEDAIVMHPGPMNRGMEITAEVADSRRCTAVEQVTNGVSIRMAVLYLLLGGSESAVTTTNTRTEENK; this is encoded by the coding sequence ATGCTGCACCTCTCCGGGGGGAGCCCCCGTACCCGCGGCCACCTCGTCTCGGCCGCCGACCTCAGCCGCGACGACGCCGTCCTGATCCTCGACACCGCCGAGGAGATGGCCCGCGTCGCGGACCGGCCGATCAAGAAGCTGCCGACCCTGCGCGGCCGGACCGTCGTCAACCTCTTCTTCGAGGACTCGACGCGGACCCGCATCTCCTTCGAGGCCGCCGCCAAGCGGCTCTCCGCCGACGTCATCAACTTCTCCGCCAAGGGCTCCTCGGTCTCCAAGGGCGAGTCCCTGAAGGACACCGCGCTCACCCTGGAGGCGATGGGCGCCGACGCCGTCGTCATCCGCCACCACGACTCCGGCGCCCCGCACCGGCTGGCCACCTCCGGCTGGATCAACGGCTCGGTCGTCAACGCCGGCGACGGCACCCACGAGCACCCCACCCAGGCCCTGCTGGACGCCTTCACCCTGCGCCGCCGCCTGGTCGGCCCCGACGCCGGGCTCGGCAAGGACCTGGACGGCCGCCGGATCACGGTCGTCGGCGACATCCTGCACAGCCGCGTCGCCCGGTCCAACGTCCACCTGCTCACCACGCTGGGCGCGGAGGTCACTCTCGTCGCGCCGCCCACCCTTGTGCCCATCGGCGTCGAGCACTGGCCCTGCGAGGTCTCCTACGACCTGGACGCGGTGCTCCCCAAGTCCGACGCCGTGATGATGCTGCGCGTCCAGCGCGAGCGGATGAACGCCGCGTTCTTCCCCACCGAGCGCGAGTACGCGCGCCGCTACGGCCTGGACGCCCAGCGGATGGCGAGGATGCCCGAGGACGCGATCGTCATGCACCCCGGCCCGATGAACCGCGGCATGGAGATCACCGCCGAGGTCGCCGACTCGCGCCGCTGCACGGCCGTCGAGCAGGTCACCAACGGCGTCTCCATCCGGATGGCCGTCCTCTACCTGCTGCTCGGCGGCTCGGAGTCCGCCGTCACCACCACGAACACCCGCACCGAGGAGAACAAGTAA
- the pyrR gene encoding bifunctional pyr operon transcriptional regulator/uracil phosphoribosyltransferase PyrR, which yields MDTTAFAAGPARPVLEAPDIARVLTRIAHEIVERAKGADDVVLLGIPTRGVYLAHRLAAKLAEITGATMPVGSLDITMYRDDLRLRPARALARTEIPGDGIDGRLVVLVDDVLFSGRTIRAALDALNDIGRPRAVQLAVLVDRGHRELPIRADYVGKNLPTSLRETVKVQLTEEDGRDSVLLGVGATAPAEGR from the coding sequence ATGGACACCACCGCATTCGCGGCCGGTCCCGCGCGTCCCGTGCTCGAAGCACCGGACATCGCCCGGGTCCTCACCCGCATCGCCCACGAGATCGTCGAACGCGCCAAGGGCGCCGACGATGTCGTTCTGCTCGGCATCCCCACCCGAGGGGTCTACCTCGCCCACCGCCTGGCCGCGAAACTGGCCGAGATCACCGGCGCCACCATGCCCGTGGGCTCCCTCGACATCACCATGTACCGCGACGACCTGCGGCTCCGCCCGGCCCGTGCGCTGGCCCGCACGGAGATCCCCGGCGACGGCATCGACGGCCGCCTGGTGGTCCTCGTCGACGACGTGCTCTTCTCCGGCCGCACCATCCGCGCCGCGCTCGACGCCCTGAACGACATCGGGCGACCCCGCGCGGTCCAGCTCGCCGTCCTGGTCGACCGCGGCCACCGCGAGCTGCCGATCCGCGCCGACTACGTCGGCAAGAACCTCCCCACGTCGCTGCGCGAGACGGTCAAGGTCCAGCTCACCGAGGAGGACGGGCGCGACAGCGTGCTCCTCGGCGTGGGCGCCACCGCTCCGGCCGAGGGCCGCTAG
- the bldD gene encoding transcriptional regulator BldD, which yields MSSEYAKQLGAKLRAIRTQQGLSLHGVEEKSQGRWKAVVVGSYERGDRAVTVQRLAELADFYGVPVQELLPGTTPGGAAEPPPKLVLDLERLAHVPAEKAGPLQRYAATIQSQRGDYNGKVLSIRQDDLRTLAVIYDQSPSVLTEQLISWGVLDADARRAVQHEDA from the coding sequence ATGTCCAGCGAATACGCCAAACAGCTCGGGGCCAAGCTCCGCGCCATCCGCACCCAGCAGGGCCTCTCACTCCATGGTGTCGAGGAGAAGTCCCAGGGCCGCTGGAAGGCCGTGGTGGTGGGCTCGTACGAGCGCGGCGACCGTGCCGTGACCGTGCAGCGTCTTGCCGAGCTGGCCGACTTCTACGGCGTGCCCGTGCAGGAGCTGCTGCCCGGCACCACGCCGGGGGGCGCCGCCGAGCCGCCGCCGAAGCTGGTCCTGGACCTGGAGCGCCTCGCCCACGTCCCGGCCGAGAAGGCGGGCCCGCTCCAGCGTTACGCGGCGACCATCCAGAGCCAGCGCGGCGACTACAACGGCAAGGTGCTGTCGATCCGCCAGGACGACCTGCGCACCCTCGCCGTGATCTACGACCAGTCGCCCTCGGTGCTCACCGAGCAGCTGATCAGCTGGGGCGTGCTCGACGCGGACGCGCGCCGCGCGGTGCAGCACGAGGACGCCTAG
- the nusB gene encoding transcription antitermination factor NusB — translation MAARSNSRKRAFQILFEADQRGAAVLDVLADWIRHSRSDDRQPPVNEYTMQLVEGYAEHVARIDELIETYAVDWDLDRMPAADRNIVRLGAYELIWEDGTPDAVAIDEAVQLAKEFSTDESPAFINGLLGRFKELKPGIRRA, via the coding sequence GTGGCCGCCCGCAGCAACTCCCGGAAGCGCGCCTTCCAGATCCTCTTCGAGGCCGACCAGCGAGGGGCGGCCGTCCTGGACGTGCTCGCCGACTGGATCCGGCACTCGCGCTCGGACGACCGGCAGCCGCCGGTCAACGAGTACACGATGCAGCTGGTCGAGGGCTACGCCGAGCACGTCGCCCGGATCGACGAGCTGATCGAGACCTACGCGGTCGACTGGGACCTGGACCGGATGCCGGCCGCCGACCGGAACATCGTCCGGCTCGGGGCCTACGAGCTGATCTGGGAGGACGGCACCCCGGACGCCGTGGCGATCGACGAGGCGGTGCAGCTCGCCAAGGAGTTCTCCACCGACGAGTCGCCGGCCTTCATCAACGGCCTGCTCGGCCGGTTCAAGGAGCTCAAGCCGGGCATCCGCCGGGCCTGA
- the efp gene encoding elongation factor P → MASTNDLKNGMVLKLEGGQLWSVVEFQHVKPGKGPAFVRTKLKNVLSGKVVDKTFNAGVKVETATVDRRDMQFSYMDGEYFVFMDMKDYDQLMIDRKAVGDAANFLIEGFEATVATHEGEVLYVELPAAVELTIKHTDPGVQGDRSTGGTKPAELETGYEIQVPLFVSTGEKIKVDTRTGDYLGRVNS, encoded by the coding sequence GTGGCTTCCACGAACGACCTCAAGAACGGCATGGTGCTCAAGCTCGAAGGCGGCCAGCTCTGGTCCGTCGTCGAGTTCCAGCACGTCAAGCCCGGCAAGGGCCCCGCCTTCGTGCGCACCAAGCTCAAGAACGTGCTGTCCGGCAAGGTCGTCGACAAGACCTTCAACGCCGGCGTGAAGGTCGAGACGGCCACCGTCGACCGCCGCGACATGCAGTTCTCGTACATGGACGGCGAGTACTTCGTCTTCATGGACATGAAGGACTACGACCAGCTCATGATCGACCGGAAGGCCGTCGGCGACGCCGCGAACTTCCTGATCGAGGGCTTCGAGGCCACGGTCGCCACGCACGAGGGCGAGGTGCTCTACGTCGAGCTGCCGGCCGCCGTCGAGCTCACCATCAAGCACACCGACCCGGGTGTGCAGGGCGACCGCTCCACCGGTGGCACCAAGCCGGCCGAGCTGGAGACCGGCTACGAGATCCAGGTCCCGCTGTTCGTCAGCACGGGCGAGAAGATCAAGGTCGACACGCGTACCGGCGATTACCTCGGCCGGGTGAACAGCTAA
- a CDS encoding M24 family metallopeptidase, which produces MSDVYAARRSRLLERCLGNGSEAALVTGAANVRYLAGHAPADAALLVGPVHDVLLCASDPFDTASAGRPAGDLRVFVLPGTEGDPAVAGAERAAAAGAGSLAVEEHHLTVRRHRAVGAVAPGLRLDDLGPAVEQQRLVKDEEEISCLRIAAEIADQALGELLESILVGRTERHLALELERRLVDHGASGPAFPTSVGTGPDSGLAGHVPSDRRVEEGDFLSVCLGADYRGYHSEIARTFVIGTSPADWQIELYEQVFAAQRAGREALLPGTPYRDVDRAARRVLEAAGHGDRLGPRIGHGVGLENGEDPRLAPTAMGKLDACVPVTVDPGVHLPGRGGVRIDDTLVVRPEADGGPELLTITTKELLAL; this is translated from the coding sequence ATGTCCGACGTGTACGCGGCGCGCCGTTCACGGCTGCTGGAGCGGTGCCTGGGGAACGGCAGCGAGGCGGCGCTGGTGACCGGCGCGGCCAACGTCCGCTACCTCGCCGGGCACGCCCCGGCCGACGCCGCCCTGCTGGTCGGGCCCGTCCACGACGTGCTGCTCTGCGCGTCCGATCCGTTCGACACCGCGTCGGCCGGGCGGCCCGCCGGTGACCTGCGCGTCTTCGTCCTGCCCGGCACGGAGGGCGACCCGGCCGTCGCGGGCGCCGAGCGGGCCGCCGCGGCCGGGGCCGGCTCGCTGGCGGTGGAGGAGCACCATCTGACCGTACGGCGCCACCGCGCCGTGGGAGCCGTCGCGCCGGGGCTGCGGCTGGACGACCTGGGGCCGGCCGTGGAGCAGCAGCGGCTGGTCAAGGACGAGGAGGAGATCTCCTGTCTGCGGATCGCCGCCGAGATCGCCGACCAGGCGCTGGGGGAGCTGCTGGAGTCCATCCTGGTCGGCCGTACCGAGCGGCACCTCGCCCTAGAGCTGGAGCGCCGCCTGGTGGACCACGGCGCGTCCGGTCCGGCGTTCCCCACGTCGGTGGGGACCGGGCCCGACTCCGGGCTGGCCGGGCACGTACCCTCGGACCGGCGGGTCGAGGAGGGCGACTTCCTCTCCGTCTGCCTGGGCGCGGACTACCGCGGCTACCACAGCGAGATCGCCCGCACCTTCGTCATCGGCACGTCCCCGGCGGACTGGCAGATCGAGCTGTACGAGCAGGTCTTCGCGGCCCAGCGGGCCGGGCGGGAGGCGCTGTTGCCCGGGACGCCGTACCGGGACGTGGACCGCGCGGCACGGCGCGTCCTGGAGGCGGCGGGCCACGGCGACCGGCTCGGTCCGCGGATCGGCCACGGGGTCGGACTCGAAAACGGCGAGGACCCTCGGCTCGCGCCCACGGCCATGGGTAAACTGGACGCTTGCGTGCCGGTCACCGTAGATCCGGGAGTCCACCTCCCGGGGCGGGGCGGCGTCCGGATCGATGACACGCTCGTCGTCCGCCCCGAGGCGGACGGCGGTCCCGAGCTACTCACCATCACGACCAAGGAGCTGCTCGCGCTGTAG